The nucleotide sequence GGAGAGTCTTATACTTTGGGGCTTACAAAAAAGTACTAAATTTGAGTGCCTCACACTGACAATTGGAATATGATTTCTACTCCCATTCCCCATCCCCTGGCCTTATAAAACATGGTTTGAGCTCAGATTGAAACCTCTGAGCCTTCAGAGTCAAGTCTTTATAGGACTTCCCTCCTTTGTAAGTTTTCTACGTGCCGGTTGAACACCCATGATGCAGACCTCTTGCGGGTGTGCTATTTCAGAATGAATGTGGGGGAAATCACGTGTCTGAATTGccctgcacattaaaaaaaaaaccttgcacatTAATGGTCTAGCAAATAAGGTAAGAGAACAGGGCAAAGCCTCTTCTTGCAATACTACCTGCCCACaagaaagctttttaaaataataataataataataataataataataataataataataataataattgcgcACTCAGTCACACGAATTtctcacccttcatctgaagtgGTACAATTGTGCAAGGCCATACCTTGAGGTTATTTTCCTGCAGAAATGAACTGGCTTTTACTCTTAAGAAAATGTGGATTACTAACCAGAGGTTTTTCTACTGCCAGTGCTTGcatatttattatgcatttttcttCTGTGTGGATTTTCTGATGTTTAAGGAGACTGGTTGAATTacagaagctcttcccacactcaaAGCACTTGCATTTCCCCTCTCCCATATGGGTTTTCTCGTGGGCAGTAATGTTCGAACGCTGACTGAATCTTTTCCCACAGTCTAGGCACtcgtacggcttctcccctgtgtgtgtcCTCTCGTGTATGATAAAGCTTTCCCTCCgattgaagcttttcccacagtcTGAACATTTATATGGCTTTTCTCCTGTGTGGATCCTTGCATGCTCTTTCAGGAGGGAACGGTAgttgaagcttttcccgcagatGGAGCACGCAaacggcttctctcccgtgtgggttcTCTCGTGTTCAATAAGGTGGGATCTCCGGCTGAAGTTCTTCCCGCATTCTGAGCATGTGTGTGGCTTCTcgcctgtgtggattctctggtgtctAGTAAGGTGCGATCTCCGACTGAAACTCTGCCCACACTCCAGGCagttatatggtttctctcctgtgtggatccTCTCGTGGACCAAATGAGCGGAGGCATGGTTGAAGATTTTCCCACAATACGAGCATCTGTGTGTCTTTTTCCCTGCCTGGACATTCAAGTTTTTAAGAGGGTCGGTGCTCTGGCTTGAGCTTTTCCCTGTGACACTCTTTTTTCGAGGACTTGCCTCAAGCCCCTTGTGTAAAGTGCTTTCATTTAAACTTTTCACTGCCTGTTCCAGGAGCCTTCCCTGGTGTTTCTCTGGGGCCTGCTGGCTCCCTGATGTCTCTTCAGTCTCTAGAAACTGGAAGACTTTCCTTCCAGTGACCAGCTGATTTTGGGTCACCTCTCCCATCTCAGGAAAAAGGAAGACGCCCCCTTTAGCCCTTTCCAGCGACATCCTGCGGTACTCTACTTGCCCCGGCCTTTCCAGCCGGAGATTCTCCTCCTCACTTTCACTCGCTTGACCACTGCCTGatggaataagaagaagaagaagagtttggatttgatatcctgctttatcactaccagtaggagtctcaaagcggctaacattctcctttcccttcctcccccacaacaaacactctgtgaggtgagtgaggctgagagacttcaaagaagtgtgactagcccaaggtcacccagcagctgcatgtggaggagcggagacgcaaaccaggttcaccagattacgagtcaaccgctcttaaccactacaccacactggctctcaaagagacAACCACAAAGTGAATTTCTGAGGAGGGGTTGTAGTACTGTGGCAAGGAAAACTTAGCCCCAAGTTGGCCCCACGTTGATCATTTTCAACGATGCCAGATGAAAACGATCTGTGGGAGCAGAGCTGGGGGGCCAAGGGAAACTCTTAGGTGAGCCCCTGCCGCTAAACTAGACAATATTGGACTAGATTGGGACGGGGAAACTGAGCGTAGCCTTCCAACCCCAGAGAGTTGTGTTTTACCTTCCCTGAGCTTTGTAACATGATCCAGGCACGCCACAAAAAACCCTTACCCAACAAGCTGGTTATCCTTTCATCGTCCTGCATGGCCACCACATACAGCTGCATCTTCAAGGGGTCTACCTTAGAGAAATTAACAGCCACTTTTTCAAAGGGCCCCGGCACCTGAATCAAAAGGAGGGACATCAGGTCATAGCAACTGGTTTGGAGAGGCAAATGCCCTAGCTCCAAATAAATTTCTGTTACCTTCCCCAACCCTCACCCCCCTGGTCCGGCTGACCGCCTTGTTGCGATCAGCACGACAGGAAATAGACTGGATTCCTACCCCAACCTATTTAGTTGTCCGGGAGAGGAGAGAAACATAACCCTCAAGTGGGCACTCATAAATTGCCCCCTGCCACGCTGTCTGCCCTTCTACAGCTGCAGTCACTTCCGTTAGGTCACACATGGAGGAACCTACAGCACTCCTGATGTTGttttaacagactacagttcccttcatccctgacctttggctatgccagctggggctgatgggagttggagtccagcaatatctggagggccacagggtgtAGCCTCCCTTCCAGAACTCTCACCTGCTGATCCCACCTCTCGTGGTCTTGCAGCTTCCAAGAGAAAATCTCTGCCAGGGTCACTGCCTGAGCACAGGTCTCCGGTTCCTGCTTCCTGACCCAGATCTGCATTTCCTGCGGCAATATGGCCAGGAATTGCTCCAAGACCAGCAGCTCCAGGATCTCCTCCTTCGTGCGTTTCTGCGGCTGAAGCCATCGGAAACAAAGGTCTTGGAGCTGGCTGCAAACTTCTCGGGGTCCCTCGGCCTCCAGGTAGCAGAACTGCCTGAACCGCCGGCGCCATAACTCCAAACTGGTGGCGTCCTCGTCTGCCACTTGCCCAATGGAGCGCAGGGTCTTATAGACTTGAGTGGCTTCCCCACTGAGGTCTAGCAAGTTCTGGGTCTTCCTCTCTTCTCTAGGCCACTGGATGGCATCGGCTATTCTCCTGAAGGAAGTCTGAAAAGATTTGGTGTGGTCCCATCGGGTAGGCACCAGCAGCTTCCTCCGGGACTTGGCTGCCCTCTGGAAATCCTGCTGTTGGGTGTCCGGGGGCCGCTGGAGCTTTTTGTCAGTTGTCTGGCTGGTCTGTTGCAGACCTGCTTCAACAGGTACCTGCTGAGCCTCCTGCGCAGCCTCCTCACCTGGAGTCCTTTCAGTACCTAGTGGCGCGGCCTCATCCGGTATCCGCTTAGCATCTTGTGGACCTTCCTCTATTGGGACCTCCTCAGCGCTCCCAACCCGATAAACAGGAtaatgtcctcctcctccttctaatgTCTCCTCTGTTTGGGGTCCTGCTGGGTCCTGCTCTTCCATCGGGTTTCCCCTCTGCACTCCTGGATCTGCAAACGAAACGTGCTTTTCAATAACTGCACATGGTGCACACCAGGCCAAAATGGCCGCCAACCAGGATCTGAAGAGAAATGCGAACGCTGCTCCCAAGATGTCAGCAAAGCCGCTGCCAAAATGGCAATCCGAGTACTAGGGAAGGCAAGGTAACATGGCCGCACTCACATATGAAAGTACTGTGGATAGTTTTAGTCATCTCAAGAAGGACATAATGTAGgactataggaagctgccctataatTTGTCAGACCGCTGggctatctagctcagtattgtctacacaaaaATGGCTAACTTGTGGCGCTCCAAAAGTTGTTAGCCTTCAACTCGAACCACCCTTGAACActggcctgatgggagttggagtccaataaggTCTGGAGGATGACAAGTTAGCCGTtcctgtctacactgactggcaacagctctccagtatcttcttccttggaggttttgaggATAAGTTTGGAAAAGCATCAACGGCAGGACACTcggagcaggaggctggactaggtaaTCTGTTAGGCACTCTCCAGTTCCAATACAATTACTGTATCTGATGAGAAACGTTAATGGAGAGCATGGCAAATGGGGATAATGGCTAAATAGAATGACAGAGGTCGAGGGAAAAGGAACCAAAGGTATTGCATGAGCGAAACCACTAGTGTGATGGGCAGATGGTGGCATGAAAGGAATGAGATGAGCAGGGAGAAGAAAACAAGGTACGTATGGTATGAGTGTAAGATGCAGACAAGGGAAGCTCGAGAGCCCGGTATCCAAGTGCTCCAACAGGGCATCATCTGCCCTGAGGATGAAAAGCCTATTTCATTCCAGAGTTTCTCTAAAACAGGGTTTGCCAAACTTCGGttgccagctgcttttggactacaactcccaccatccctagctagcaggaccagtggtcagggatgatgggaattgtagtccaaagccaACTGGAGACacacgtttgggaaaccctgctataAATCAAGgatgggagaatctgtggccctccaaacgtGGTtgtgattccaactcccatcggcctcagccagcatgatcaatggtcagggatgacagaagTTGTAGTCCCTACAATACCTGGATGGtcgcagattccccatccctggtcttaGGCCTACGCTTCCATTCCAATTCAGGGTTTGGGTTTTCATCATCGGATATGCTTTCCTCAATAAAcagacaaataaaataacattcttCCTTTTAGGACTTGTAACAGGAACACACTTCCTCAAACCCAGATGTCAATGACATTTGGCTATATTATAAAGACACTCCAACGTTGCTCCTAACCCTGCCGCATTTTGAGCTTAACTGGACCCagataaaaatagcactgcccaagacattgactctgtaaagcatattttgctgcactgtgtgaaattcgagcaagccagggctgaactgatattacccctgttaagacttttcccgggaaaatcagaggcttactatgccaggttcctactggaagaccggataaatgatagaacattagcagtggcgaagtttctatcggtgatggcaagaaccaatgatctctattcctaagtctgtacataatgcttatataacctgaaggcgggctgtcgaaactgtgtactgttttataatgaattgttgggtctttggaccataataaagatttaataataatagcacttCCACAGTTTTGAACTGCCAGTCAGTAACAGAGAAGCCTTAACTAAGCGCTAAAACCCACGGATTGTGCATCTAAAGACCCAGAGTCAACCTTTCATTAAAAGGATCTTGAGCACCAGGGCTGGAAGCCTCCCAGCGCTGCTGGCACTCGGAGGTTTTGCAGCATTGGGTCCCTGGGCTGATTCGGATCAGGACAGCTCCTTTGCAGACTCAATTGGCTCAAAACCCCTCATTTCTACATCCTGCTTGCGGAGGATCCTGTAGCTCCTCTTGTGTGGCAGAGCACGCACTTTACACAGGGAAGATCCCAGGACTCAGATCCTGGCATCTTCAGCTTGAAACACCTTAGGCAGCGGGTGATGGTTATGACCAGAGAGCGCTGCTAACTAGCCCAGTGTAGAAACCGCTAGCCGGGATGGTCCAGTCGCCTTCTTTGAATGACAGGGCGTTAAGGAACAGCTAACCTGAATGAGGGATATGCACCTGAGATTCATTTCCTCCCCTCTGTTCTTTATTACCTTGCTCTGGCCCGGATCTGGAGAGGGGATCCGGACAAGGGACGATGTGGGGGATCAGCAACACAGGCTCTGATCTGGAGTGGGGCTTTGGGAAACCTCTCGCTGCCAGCGACCCTTTTGCAGCCtctggtctcctcctcctcctcctttttctttgccTCCAGGGCTCCCCTTTCTTGCATGAGCTGACAGACCCCCCAAATCCACCGTTCTGCACCCTTTGCAATCCGCAGCGgttgtatttattgtttatttgtatgttttggcTTTTAGgatgctatccccccccccaaaaaaaggtaatTTCTAGCCggaagagaggggtggggaacgGGAAGGAAATAGGACAGGAAGGTGGCATtagccatttccttcctccttagttttttgttttttttcctggagccTTCTAGGAATCTGATCGCTGGTGGTTTTAACCCATACAGTACTGTAGATCCTTTGCAGGATCGAGAAGCCAGGAGCGGGCATCGTGTCTCACTTTTGCAGGCAGCCGAGTTGGGACGTCCTGAGATGAGATGCTGCAGCCTCCAGGCCAGAGAGAGACTCGCTTAGGAGTGGCCCCTGCCTTGCTTTTGAGCGTCCCTCCCGGGAACCCCGTCATTACATTGCTTAGAAGGAAAAGGCTGATTatattatggatgctttagctgagatttctgcattgcagggggttgttctAGAATGACCCTTGACcccattccaactctacgattctgtgaagaTGACGATTGGGTCTGCGGTGATTTTATTAAATCCTCATGTTTGCAAACAGTTCACTCTAAATGCTCCTCACCTCTGGCTCTGGCCATCAACAAAAATCACAGAACTTAgcattctttggaggtctttaagcagaggcttgacagccatctgtcaggaatgctttgatggtgtttcctgcttagcagggggttggactggatggcacttgtggtctcttccaactctatgattctatgtcctggAGTCGcagtacaaattttaaaaaataaaacggaTCTGATGTTTTGGGTTCTGGTAGCTTCTACAGTGTACAAACTATGCTTTTATTCAAAGCACATTATCTTGTAGTAATGATGTCCATAACCTGTGTGAAAAGCAATAAATTTTGCCTGCCTCAGACCCTCTGACATCAGTGTCATTGGATGGCCAGACCCTCTTtatgaaggagggggggaagtggtggtcaaaacaaaattccttccagtagcaccttagagaccaactaagtttgttact is from Lacerta agilis isolate rLacAgi1 chromosome 2, rLacAgi1.pri, whole genome shotgun sequence and encodes:
- the LOC117042345 gene encoding zinc finger protein 850-like; the encoded protein is MEEQDPAGPQTEETLEGGGGHYPVYRVGSAEEVPIEEGPQDAKRIPDEAAPLGTERTPGEEAAQEAQQVPVEAGLQQTSQTTDKKLQRPPDTQQQDFQRAAKSRRKLLVPTRWDHTKSFQTSFRRIADAIQWPREERKTQNLLDLSGEATQVYKTLRSIGQVADEDATSLELWRRRFRQFCYLEAEGPREVCSQLQDLCFRWLQPQKRTKEEILELLVLEQFLAILPQEMQIWVRKQEPETCAQAVTLAEIFSWKLQDHERWDQQVPGPFEKVAVNFSKVDPLKMQLYVVAMQDDERITSLLAGSGQASESEEENLRLERPGQVEYRRMSLERAKGGVFLFPEMGEVTQNQLVTGRKVFQFLETEETSGSQQAPEKHQGRLLEQAVKSLNESTLHKGLEASPRKKSVTGKSSSQSTDPLKNLNVQAGKKTHRCSYCGKIFNHASAHLVHERIHTGEKPYNCLECGQSFSRRSHLTRHQRIHTGEKPHTCSECGKNFSRRSHLIEHERTHTGEKPFACSICGKSFNYRSLLKEHARIHTGEKPYKCSDCGKSFNRRESFIIHERTHTGEKPYECLDCGKRFSQRSNITAHEKTHMGEGKCKCFECGKSFCNSTSLLKHQKIHTEEKCIINMQALAVEKPLVSNPHFLKSKSQFISAGKSRGHLRPEPGQIFSPPAFAEQPAQGRESVAGRPGKATAQEGAGLAGGGGAVWAHARLRLKPTPGRRLARQARLTFPSLSHQGERGVRWHAFARAGAAAAFSSAMMSEEKPQLKKEVISQEEEEEEEGGKLVKEVTVPREKAEKGNLVKEEEIPQEEENWVKEEESSQEEEEYWVKEAIHVEEVDDDYFIKEEILPEEGYEETEAYEGTEDYEDPEGYEQTEGFEDPEGYEQTECYEGYEQAENYEQAECYEGYEQAENYEQAECYEAYEQAQGYEQTEEGEALLEEYEINVFQIPGDDEPCYSEPVPESQQVYVPKKRRRKAVPVEGAGVQPGKATVAKVRKIYKCPDCGKIFKRCSPLIRHRRTHTGEKPYVCRECLKRFSDSSALVKHQRIHAGEKPYTCPECGKSFSQSSTLIAHQRIHTGEKPYVCPDCGKSFSVSSNLVAHQRIHTGEKPFGCPVCLKGFLVSSHLIRHLRIHTAEKPYICRECGECFTQSSHLVVHKRIHTGEKPYLCSECGKSYRGISDLIQHQRIHTGERPYKCPECGKCFSQSSCLKKHQRIHTGEKPFMCLKCGRRFNRNSHLTRHQKTHTV